The Zygotorulaspora mrakii chromosome 3, complete sequence genome includes a region encoding these proteins:
- the BCP1 gene encoding protein-transporting protein BCP1 (similar to Saccharomyces cerevisiae BCP1 (YDR361C); ancestral locus Anc_5.418), producing the protein MVQAIKLSELTSRKRSANQELGSSEASDIDVSSGIDTSDSDDSDNDGDSNEEVVNIDFDFFNGDPNVDFHAFKNLLRQLFGPQESNRIQLSKLADLMLESPTTTIKTDGIESDPYCFLSIINYEEHRDCDYVKYLSKVDTRIQTFLQTVDANGAKSCALIVSERLINMPAEVVPPLYKITLEDVTKTLGDDKHHDFYIILSRKYEVNFDMDSDDDDDSDQNSKARSRKRVKQAEVDYFHVEDRHFEKNAKLKFQSEPRKGIINSYIILDHASLIKSIHELEQEIQTW; encoded by the coding sequence ATGGTACAAGCAATCAAGCTTTCTGAGTTGACAAGCAGAAAGAGATCGGCCAACCAAGAGCTTGGCTCTAGCGAAGCATCGGATATCGATGTTAGCAGCGGTATTGACACAAGTGATAGCGACGACAGTGATAATGATGGAGACAGTAATGAAGAGGTTGTGaatattgattttgacttttttaaTGGTGATCCAAATGTCGATTTTCATGCATTCAAGAACCTGTTGCGTCAACTTTTTGGTCCGCAGGAGAGTAATAGAATTCAGTTGAGTAAGCTTGCTGATCTCATGCTTGAATCTCCAACTACAACGATCAAAACAGACGGGATTGAGTCAGATCCATATTGCTTTCTTTCAATTATCAATTATGAGGAACACCGTGACTGCGATTACGTCAAGTATCTATCTAAAGTTGACACAAGAATCCAGACGTTTCTGCAAACAGTGGACGCCAATGGCGCTAAGTCATGTGCACTAATCGTAAGTGAAAGACTCATCAATATGCCTGCTGAGGTTGTTCCTCCTTTGTATAAGATCACACTGGAAGATGTCACCAAAACGCTGGGTGACGACAAACATCATGATTTTTACATCATCCTTAGTAGAAAGTACGAAGTCAACTTTGATATGGACagcgatgatgatgatgacagCGATCAGAACAGCAAGGCACGATCGAGGAAAAGAGTAAAGCAAGCCGAGGTCGACTATTTCCATGTTGAAGACCGccattttgagaaaaatgcGAAGTTGAAATTCCAATCAGAGCCAAGAAAAGGAATAATTAACTCATACATCATTCTAGATCATGCTTCACTGATCAAGAGTATCCACGAGCTTGAGCAGGAGATCCAAACTTGGTAA
- the EAF1 gene encoding Eaf1p (similar to Saccharomyces cerevisiae EAF1 (YDR359C); ancestral locus Anc_5.417) — protein MSSAENPQKTEASELAEDCDGATRPQVKSLVNQRSRKLRELYCVSRLSELLDIHNGDELKKDIEHFLALNDIRKGISFQPDTLPKLRQLEPVNIESQEAGSKKKDQVKKSTVSLQAEGIQRQQQQSSQKSQRAANETKRRAEEENINMAEERSEKRIKLHENQLGRASVPLKNSSMPPPSVASSGIATMSLSNHAHTYEHPLYYMNLTIPPAHPTPVDVPEKFSNYLLQEVTAKAIESNDCFKENNINSKESVYLLMKDTIPSKIAQALPLAELKYMVQTLPLIKLIPMAHKALTTDIMNNALSEGRITVVSSRIEELRRLGLWSLRQPKKFSDSWEHENSHHRTLIEEGKWMQADFKEGQKYKIAVCATLAHAVMEFWSYGKVCCVKTKIKQEKESNSLNDEKDLEIDQPNEQENEYTLIRKENVNDRISETEKEEKMHPDGTNGQKSNVSENINDQVIDTALLLKETDSSKAPLDLVELCSNEATQTKQSSAASPFKLTISFDELNSTERTIAEDIQLYTGVKSMKDGNDDLSFAPISKTMLSLEDDYFYKVVEKQIVDDEQSLVQLSKRRGLFYGNRRSHYLKPPPAPSLRYLQNRTPTIWLPEDDQELVKNINAYAYNWELISAHMTRKSSDSYLSNIERRTPWQCFERFVQLNERFSFNDLKGPRAHSVQQWLMEAHKFQQRQNSRISPLGVGQESIQRGHRRLRWASMFEAMRKCIKKRENAPRPNPTQPRKPLDCKNMAVPTPAEMSKLKAERDDSLRRDIQMRRSVKNRLQQQSNQATPNQTPSRSSVRDMNISESSSISGGAPDSASKSKTLGSRNSSTPVPPPRQFSEREIIESYTRKILAQKPEFTVENAMKAAQNYYRQAQHRRLQLQQAKQQVVPSSQTGGASPQAQTSSQPISKSPSVPSDKNREANSNIPSAGISNNMKSPTPQEILERYQKS, from the coding sequence ATGTCTTCTGCAGAGAACCCACAGAAGACAGAGGCATCTGAACTGGCGGAGGACTGCGATGGAGCCACCAGGCCTCAGGTGAAGAGCCTTGTGAACCAGCGGAGTCGCAAGCTGAGGGAGCTGTACTGTGTCTCCAGGTTGAGCGAGTTACTAGATATTCACAACGGGgatgaattgaagaaggaCATAGAGCATTTTTTGGCACTCAACGACATACGAAAAGGTATTAGTTTCCAGCCGGATACATTACCAAAATTGAGACAGCTGGAGCCTGTGAATATCGAATCACAGGAAGCGGGCAGCAAGAAAAAGGATCAAGTTAAGAAATCCACGGTCAGCCTGCAAGCTGAGGGGATACAACgacagcagcagcagtcGTCGCAAAAGTCGCAAAGAGCAGCAAATGAGACGAAACGGCGggctgaagaagaaaatattaataTGGCTGAGGAGAGATCCGAAAAGAGGATAAAGCTCCACGAGAACCAACTAGGCCGAGCTAGTGTACCTCTGAAAAATAGTTCTATGCCTCCGCCTTCCGTAGCAAGTTCCGGAATAGCTACAATGTCGCTATCCAACCATGCCCATACGTATGAGCATCCTCTATATTATATGAACTTGACAATTCCTCCAGCGCACCCCACACCTGTTGACGTGCCTGAAAAGTTTAGCAATTATTTGCTTCAGGAAGTTACAGCCAAAGCGATTGAATCAAATGACTGTTTTAAAGAGAACAACATCAACAGTAAAGAATCTGTTTACCTATTGATGAAGGACACTATACCATCAAAAATTGCGCAAGCATTACCGTTAGCTGAATTGAAATACATGGTTCAAACATTGCCCTTAATAAAGCTAATACCAATGGCACACAAAGCATTAACTACAGATATAATGAATAATGCTTTGAGCGAAGGTAGGATTACAGTAGTGAGCTCAAGGATCGAAGAATTGAGGCGGCTTGGTCTTTGGTCGTTAAGgcaaccaaaaaaattcagtgACTCTTGGGAACACGAAAATTCGCATCATAGAACACTCATAGAGGAAGGGAAGTGGATGCAGgcagatttcaaagagggCCAAAAGTATAAGATCGCAGTTTGTGCTACATTAGCACACGCTGTGATGGAATTTTGGTCTTATGGAAAAGTTTGTTGCGTAAAGACAAAGATAAAACAGGAAAAAGAGTCCAATTCgttgaatgatgaaaaagacCTCGAGATTGATCAACCAAatgaacaagaaaatgaatataCATTAATAAGGAAAGAGAACGTAAATGATCGCATCTCTGAGACAGAGAAGGAAGAGAAGATGCATCCGGATGGCACAAATGGTCAAAAGTCAAACGTTTCAGAAAATATAAACGATCAAGTAATTGACACCGCGCtattgttgaaagaaaCAGACTCCTCTAAAGCACCACTCGATTTGGTAGAACTTTGTAGTAATGAAGCCACGCAAACGAAACAGAGTAGTGCCGCTAGTCCTTTCAAGTTAACGATATCTTTCGATGAATTAAATTCCACTGAAAGAACAATTGCTGAAGATATTCAGCTATATACGGGGGTTAAATCCATGAAAGATGGAAATGATGATTTATCATTTGCTccgatttcaaaaactatGCTTTCTCTAGAGGATGACTATTTTTACAAAGTGGTAGAAAAGCAGATAGTAGATGATGAGCAATCGCTAGTACAACTCAGTAAACGTAGAGGCTTGTTTTATGGTAACAGGAGAAGCCATTATTTAAAGCCGCCACCTGCACCTTCCTTGAGGTACTTACAAAATCGGACTCCAACCATTTGGTTACCAGAAGATGATCAAGAACTTGttaaaaatatcaatgcTTACGCTTACAACTGGGAATTAATCAGTGCACACATGACCAGAAAGTCAAGTGATTCctatctttcaaatattgaaagGAGAACACCTTGGCAGTGTTTCGAAAGGTTTGTTCAACTGAATGAAAGATTTAGCTTCAATGATTTGAAGGGACCAAGGGCTCATAGTGTACAGCAATGGTTGATGGAGGCACATAAGTTTCAACAAAGACAAAATAGCAGAATTTCGCCATTAGGTGTCGGACAAGAGTCCATTCAACGTGGTCATAGGAGATTACGTTGGGCTAGCATGTTTGAGGCGATGCGCAAATGTATCAAAAAGAGAGAGAACGCTCCCCGCCCAAATCCGACACAACCCAGAAAACCATTAGATTGCAAAAATATGGCTGTTCCTACGCCAGCGGAGATGTCTAAATTGAAAGCAGAGAGGGACGATTCTCTGAGGAGAGATATTCAAATGAGACGTAGCGTTAAAAATCGGCTCCAACAGCAATCGAATCAAGCAACACCTAATCAAACACCCTCTCGTTCTTCGGTAAGAGATATGAATATAAGTGAATCATCTTCTATTTCTGGTGGAGCCCCTGACTCGGCCTCCAAATCTAAGACTTTGGGGAGTAGAAATTCTTCTACGCCAGTCCCACCACCGCGACAATTCTCAGAACGGGAAATTATCGAAAGCtatacaagaaaaatcCTAGCGCAGAAACCTGAGTTTACTGTTGAAAATGCAATGAAAGCTGCTCAAAATTATTACAGACAAGCCCAGCATCGGAGATTACAGTTACAACAAGCAAAACAACAGGTGGTACCCAGTTCACAAACGGGGGGTGCTTCCCCCCAAGCCCAAACGTCGTCACAACCTATTTCGAAATCACCATCAGTTCCATCAGACAAAAATAGAGAGGCCAATAGTAACATACCTAGTGCTGGCATAAGTAATAATATGAAATCGCCCACTcctcaagaaattttggagaGATATCAGAAGTCGTAA
- the ERP5 gene encoding Erp5p (similar to Saccharomyces cerevisiae ERP5 (YHR110W); ancestral locus Anc_5.420), with protein MQSSFLMVVACLVLFLLRDTFGLHFYLKPGEIKCFYESLREGNLLVGDIDGYIEGEVGRFKDDPELLLGISVYETFDNEELVLNQQNSHSGDFTLTALETGEHKICINPIYSEENANVRVFVEFEISTSESVDSRRKQDVKSLRERISQLIERLHRIRNAQRSIRMEEAEFRDQSESANSKIMFWSLVQFFALVAICAIQLRYLKVFFVKQKIL; from the coding sequence ATGCAATCATCATTTCTCATGGTAGTGGCGTGCCTTGTactatttcttttgaggGATACTTTTGGGCTCCATTTTTATCTGAAGCCTGGTGAGATCAAGTGCTTTTATGAAAGCTTGCGCGAGGGCAATTTACTAGTAGGCGATATTGACGGCTACATAGAAGGCGAGGTCGGTCGATTCAAAGATGATCCAGAATTGCTTCTAGGTATTTCAGTTTATGAAACTTTCGACAATGAGGAGCTCGTACTGAATCAGCAAAACTCCCATAGTGGTGATTTTACTCTGACTGCACTTGAAACGGGAGAACATAAAATATGTATCAATCCCATATATTCTGAGGAGAATGCGAATGTCAGGGTATTTGTGGAATTTGAGATATCCACATCAGAATCCGTTGATAGtagaagaaaacaagatGTCAAATCTCTAAGAGAAAGAATCTCTCAGTTGATAGAGAGATTACATAGGATCCGGAATGCACAGCGATCTATCAGGATGGAAGAGGCAGAATTCAGAGATCAAAGTGAATCTGCCAATAGCAAAATTATGTTCTGGTCCCTAGTACAATTCTTTGCATTGGTTGCAATATGCGCTATTCAATTGCGCTACCTGAAAGTCTTTTTCGTTAAACAAAAGATTCTGTGA
- the CNL1 gene encoding Cnl1p (similar to Saccharomyces cerevisiae YDR357C; ancestral locus Anc_5.415) gives MSSELERLNSELPADDPLNIDKLSVDYEYLIYKIKDYVQSIELETTQICRKQKELIENDIIVEIIDKNIRELKNILQKCDELENHFDMLDQISIITDAFKERLDNVVKEYKSSK, from the coding sequence ATGTCGAGTGAACTGGAACGATTGAACTCGGAACTTCCAGCAGATGACCCCCTGAATATTGACAAACTGTCTGTTGATTATGAATACCTCATCTACAAGATTAAGGATTACGTTCAGTCGATTGAGCTGGAGACAACTCAAATCTGCcgaaaacaaaaagagctaattgaaaatgatattaTTGTTGAGattattgataaaaatatcCGAGAGcttaaaaatatattacAAAAATGTGATGAGCTTGAAAACCACTTTGATATGTTGGATCAAATATCCATCATTACAGATGCTTTCAAGGAACGGTTGGATAATGTAGTCAAGGAATacaaaagttcaaaataA
- the SPC110 gene encoding Spc110p (similar to Saccharomyces cerevisiae SPC110 (YDR356W); ancestral locus Anc_5.414), which produces MDQNGSNRFEFTPIGYLKEKQNGGEIPTKRGNETINNGDGNDTLKKVRRTSMDNSLDSMRMFNDTSQFDDTLPQLNTQHMNRAVRNKRNLMDELKENAQTSNPLKEQQEKMHKLTTDNYNLRLKCNSLLKFLNNVTDEGELKKSLNLLDEVQDWKEKYNNLEDEFTELKKKYDELDIKTSEIAQNDSDINGSNKQSTLEQKVKLQKTEAELKQFQAQVKRLEKLHMDSNDTNLLESQKYKYQVDLLKSDLNKLNLKLHEKEKDFEEQEQRLYRLTNQLQEFDHKGGESLLRLESELEMKNTSIKNLEKELVSLTHGRQSLEAEVRALEKNYDELQEKYANYQKEYDSDVILAKNDKIRSLSQDKIELSNSIKKLNEDHELLKSKMQNVGNDKLTISNLEEELKQTKRKMDDAVILTKKLQNQIIDNTTKNTEKSSQRVREKDLEIETLKRKIEMHEEEYEKNIQVKIRKLEKENDLSKDQLNRQILLLQEEAGSIRESYERELMIWKDKCNSLSKENSKIQEQGQDSLKDLKRELNSKNSEMERLNNLIARSKEEQLEVNRTISRLQNSKDSYKEELKKIGTKFEYLSKEYVKLKEKESNMPYRDKGENQVLKEKYNTMKQRLLEELKSLQDENLSLERRLLDRSSRSQDNNIPLKTNTINQDQIDYYRLKYNTEVRQNNDLRIMNEYLNRVLRASSQHVRLDLLKIRNEVKAPIPSVFRSEFQNPLEPFHRRRHLRFDTVALFVLSCVRMKHAAIRRKWDEQRLKYLQRKITIDDGRISW; this is translated from the coding sequence ATGACACATCTCAATTTGATGATACACTGCCACAATTGAACACTCAACATATGAACAGGGCCGTGAGAAACAAGAGAAACTTGATGGACGaattaaaagaaaatgccCAGACATCAAACCCACTTAAGGAGCAGCAGGAAAAAATGCATAAATTGACTACTGATAATTATAATTTGAGACTAAAATGTAATTCATTACTGAAATTTCTGAATAATGTGACCGATGAGGgtgaattgaagaaaagtttAAACTTGCTGGACGAGGTTCAAGactggaaagaaaaatacaacaatTTAGAGGATGAATTTAcggaattgaaaaaaaaatatgatgaGCTAGATATCAAAACTAGTGAAATTGCCCAAAATGATTCCGACATTAATGGCAGTAATAAGCAAAGTACGcttgaacaaaaagttaaattgcaaaaaactGAAGCCGAACTGAAGCAATTTCAAGCACAAGTTAAAAGACTTGAGAAACTTCATATGGATTCAAATGATACAAACCTTTTGGAGAGTCAAAAATACAAGTACCAAGTTGATTTGTTAAAATCCGATCTCAATAAACTAAATCTGAAACTGcatgaaaaggaaaaagactttgaagaacaagaacaaagaCTCTATCGACTAACAAATCAATTACAGGAATTTGATCACAAGGGTGGCGAATCTTTGTTGAGATTGGAAAGTGAATtagagatgaaaaatacTTCAATTAAAAACcttgaaaaggaattggTCAGTTTAACTCATGGTCGTCAAAGTTTAGAAGCCGAAGTGAGAGCGCTTGAGAAAAACTATGATGAATTGCAAGAAAAGTATGCGAACTATCAAAAGGAATACGACAGTGACGTTATCTTGGCGAAGAATGACAAAATACGAAGCTTGAGTCAAGATAAAATTGAGTTGAGtaattcaataaaaaaactcaaTGAAGATCATGAGCTactgaaatcaaaaatgcaGAATGTGGGCAATGATAAACTCACAATATCAAATCTTGAAGAGGAGCTGAAGCAgacgaaaaggaaaatggaTGACGCTGTAATACTTACAAAAAAACTGCAAAACCAAATAATAGATAACACCAcaaaaaatacagaaaaaaGTTCTCAGAGGGTAAGGGAAAAGGACTTAGAAATAGAGACactcaaaagaaagattgaaaTGCACGAAGAGGAATACGAAAAGAACATTCAAGTCAAGATACGAAAGcttgaaaaggaaaatgatcTCTCAAAGGATCAGTTAAATAGACAAATTTTGTTGCTACAAGAGGAAGCTGGTTCGATAAGAGAATCGTATGAAAGggaattgatgatttggaaAGATAAGTGCAATTCTTTGAGTAAGGAAAATAGCAAGATTCAGGAACAAGGACAAGACAGCTTGAAAGATTTAAAACGAGAGCTGAATTCCAAAAATAGTGAAATGGAACGTCTCAACAATCTCATTGCTCgttcaaaagaagaacagTTAGAAGTCAATAGAACGATATCCCGTCTACAAAACTCAAAAGACTCATATAAAgaggaattgaagaagattggcacaaaatttgaatatcTATCAAAGGAATACGTAAAGttaaaggaaaaagaatccaatATGCCTTACAGGGATAAAGGTGAGAATCAagttttgaaggaaaagtATAACACCATGAAACAAAGAttattggaagaattgaaatctttgcaagatgaaaatttgtcaTTAGAGAGACGGTTACTTGACAGAAGTAGTCGTTCTCAAGATAATAATATTCCTTTGAAGACAAATACTATTAATCAGGATCAAATTGATTATTACAGGTTAAAATATAACACAGAAGTGAGGCAAAATAACGATTTACGGATAATGAACGAGTATCTGAATCGTGTTCTCAGGGCAAGCTCTCAACATGTTAGGCTAGACCTTCTTAAGATCCGAAACGAAGTCAAAGCTCCCATTCCTTCTGTTTTCAGAtctgaatttcaaaaccCACTCGAGCCCTTCCATAGACGGCGTCATCTAAGATTTGATACCGTGGCATTATTTGTCCTTTCCTGTGTACGAATGAAGCATGCGGCTATACGGCGTAAATGGGATGAACAGAGGCTCaaatatcttcaaagaaagattaCTATTGACGACGGTCGCATAAGCTGGTAG
- a CDS encoding uncharacterized protein (similar to Saccharomyces cerevisiae GGA1 (YDR358W) and GGA2 (YHR108W); ancestral locus Anc_5.416), whose translation MSQGIYLGEGPVRRPQATGNPLLRKIQRSCRLSLPEPDLALNLDVADYINDKQGACPRDAVIAIVKLINSRDTHTAIFALSLLDVLVKNCGYPLHLQISRKEFLNELVKRFPEHPPLRYSKVQKLILTAIEEWYQTLCKHASYKDDLGYIRDMHRLLKYKGYIFPKINESDLAVLRPNDQLKTPSEIQKEQEVAQAAKLEELIRRGKPEDLREANKLMKVMAGFKQDNVNDAKQSILSELNKLKRKADLLNDMLSSAEEVDIQNDTIVSLFSSLKSAQPKFLKIIQEEQEDESLVQDLLQFNDTVNQLLEKFDLFKIGNKEAASHINPSSISSATTSTGAAGGALANEINLIDFDDETDSQDPSTSSTGNQNGLQGESVTDLLSDLNELSISSNSNMPNFGAGGSISLGAAEPAVPVTTTPTNYSNTNDVDLLGGFSAPSTSGTAPQAKSNSFDLLGDFSSPSPISSTTQRTLVNRSDNLKIEFEIHRESDSTLKVKTFFSNTSANAISNLNFLLAVPKTMTLRLQPQTGSFVGSFAQDAVSQESWIDNAMVNVGKALKIKWKATYSFEGKPVEETAVFTFSEV comes from the coding sequence ATGTCTCAAGGCATTTACTTGGGAGAGGGCCCTGTGAGACGGCCACAAGCTACTGGCAATCCCCTATTGAGGAAGATTCAGCGGTCATGTAGGTTATCTTTACCGGAGCCTGACTTAGCTTTGAATTTGGATGTCGCGGATTATATCAATGATAAGCAAGGTGCATGTCCTAGAGATGCTGTGATTGCCATTGTCAAACTAATAAATAGCAGGGATACACATACCGCAATCTTTGCGCTGTCCTTATTGGACGTTTTGGTCAAGAATTGTGGCTATCCTTTACACCTGCAAATATCTCGAAAGGAATTCTTGAATGAATTGGTCAAAAGGTTCCCAGAACATCCACCATTACGGTATTCGAaggttcaaaaattgatccTGACAGCAATTGAAGAATGGTATCAAACTCTTTGCAAGCATGCAAGTTATAAAGACGACTTGGGATACATAAGAGACATGCATAGATTGCTAAAATATAAGGGTtacatttttccaaaaatcAACGAATCAGACCTGGCTGTTCTGAGACCAAACGACCAATTGAAAACTCCAAgtgaaattcaaaaggaaCAAGAGGTTGCACAAGCTGCcaaattggaagaattaATTAGACGTGGTAAACCAGAAGATTTAAGAGAGGCAAATAAATTGATGAAAGTCATGGCCGGGTTCAAGCAAGACAATGTCAACGATGCTAAACAATCAATTTTGAGCgaattgaataaattgaagagaaaagcTGATCTCCTAAATGACATGCTAAGTTCGGCTGAAGAGGTTGACATTCAAAATGATACAATTGTATCacttttttccagtttGAAAAGCGCACAACCAAAATTTCTAAAGATTATCcaagaagaacaagagGACGAATCCTTGGTTCAGGACCTCTTGCAGTTCAACGATACGGTTAACCAACTGCTAGAGAAGTTTGATCTATTTAAAATTGGAAATAAAGAAGCCGCTTCTCACATCAATCCTTCTAGTATTTCTTCGGCAACTACTTCAACTGGTGCTGCGGGAGGTGCGTTAGCAAATGAAATCAACCTAATagattttgatgatgagaCAGACAGTCAAGATCCGTCGACTTCATCCACTGGTAATCAAAACGGTTTGCAAGGGGAATCTGTTACTGATTTATTAAGTGATCTTAATGAATTGTCCATCTCATCAAACTCAAATATGCCAAATTTTGGTGCAGGTGGAAGCATCTCCCTTGGTGCAGCTGAACCAGCAGTACCTGTTACAACTACACCAACAAATTACTCAAATACCAATGATGTAGATCTATTAGGAGGTTTTTCGGCTCCATCTACTAGCGGTACAGCACCACAAGCGAAATCTAATTCTTTTGACCTACTGGGTGACTTCAGCAGCCCTAGCCCAATTTCATCCACCACTCAAAGAACGTTGGTGAACCGCTCTGATAATTTAAAGATTGAATTTGAGATTCATAGAGAATCTGACTCCACATTGAAGGTAaaaacattcttttccAACACGTCTGCAAACGCAATCTCAAATCTAAATTTTCTGCTTGCTGTCCCAAAGACAATGACTTTGAGGTTACAACCTCAAACAGGCTCATTCGTTGGATCTTTTGCGCAAGATGCGGTCAGTCAGGAATCATGGATAGATAATGCTATGGTCAATGTAGGCAAAGCGTTAAAAATTAAATGGAAAGCAACTTATTCTTTCGAAGGAAAACCAGTTGAAGAAACTGCTgttttcactttttcagAAGTATAA
- the CTM1 gene encoding cytochrome c lysine N-methyltransferase (similar to Saccharomyces cerevisiae CTM1 (YHR109W); ancestral locus Anc_5.419) has translation MSSTLKWFSRNAGVQVHNALSVKESSVDDPSSGLGLFVDRTKIDREEMDGMKDIELLRIAKTATISTYRINSILKDSSQYSCKQACQRTQERMKKAIRDFLSLKFLTAITTESVVLVVELLILHSLKGEYEIPRTLDYYIETVLLETKVNSILLCDQKSLSIYEHLFPCKLFGSIFEVVDSFLAKYIPEKSCSLMTIQQMFAAVQSRTLEIPKQVSADSEDFTVETTLVPVLDFANHDNSLQNAHFDVDRETQDVLLLLELPKCDRLSDNEEFEVFISYSPAEDLMHFCGTYGFAPQTNNATQYFNMSLHRSYLKNHAHLNVNLRLFYKWLAINPVIQLIKHEEKWYINDTGDEFASLLLPFISLGHGLGKSCWEYDSHSYRTFAFFRMSQDEHSHDHQALLNIYAKKVIQMENDNQDYIDLPQLAWTMRFKNDDGALLHGRLTAQEALEVAPFHEPEIFGDAISSFSNYFITYLEWRLNVLREARNEHGTESPILHVLENEISIAESIIKDKIPLFWTDLEPEAQAMPFSYPLPALHITHELSPLTKETPMIPDFASLALNDFDPSKQTDFLVEELEKYKSFVY, from the coding sequence ATGTCCAGCACACTGAAATGGTTTTCAAGGAATGCAGGCGTGCAAGTGCATAATGCTCTTAGCGTGAAAGAGTCGTCAGTTGATGACCCTAGCTCTGGATTGGGGTTGTTTGTAGATAGAACAAAGATTGATAGAGAGGAAATGGATGGAATGAAGGATATTGAACTGTTGAGAATAGCAAAGACGGCCACAATAAGTACTTACCGCATCAACAGTATATTGAAGGATAGTTCGCAATATTCCTGTAAGCAAGCATGTCAGCGAACGCAagaaagaatgaaaaaagccATTAGAGACTTCTTAAgtctgaaatttttaactGCTATTACTACAGAATCAGTTGTGTTAGTTGTAGAGCTTTTAATTCTacattctttgaaaggAGAATACGAAATCCCCCGCACTTTGGATTATTATATTGAAACCGTACTGCTAGAGACAAAAGTCAACAGCATTTTATTATGTGACCAAAAGAGTCTAAGTATATATGAACATCTATTCCCATGTAAGCTTTTTGGAAGTATTTTTGAGGTGGTAGACTCTTTCTTAGCAAAATATATTCCTGAGAAGAGTTGCTCGCTCATGACAATACAGCAAATGTTTGCAGCTGTTCAGTCGAGAACCTTGGAAATTCCGAAGCAGGTAAGTGCAGATAGTGAGGACTTTACGGTTGAAACAACCTTAGTACCTGTACTGGATTTCGCCAATCATGATAATTCTCTCCAAAATGCACACTTTGACGTAGATCGTGAAACACAAGACGTCCTTTTACTTTTGGAGCTTCCCAAATGTGATAGACTGTCAGACAATGAAGAATTCGAAGTGTTTATTAGTTACTCCCCTGCTGAAGATCTAATGCATTTTTGTGGTACATATGGATTTGCACCTCAAACGAATAATGCAACGCAATATTTTAATATGTCGCTCCATCGAAGCTATCTGAAAAATCATGCACACTTGAATGTGAACCTGAGACTTTTTTACAAGTGGCTGGCCATAAATCCAGTGATACAGTTAATTAAGcatgaagaaaaatggtataTCAATGACACTGGTGATGAATTTGCCTCCTTGCTTTTGCCATTTATAAGCTTGGGACATGGGCTAGGGAAAAGTTGCTGGGAGTATGATTCACACAGTTATAGAACTTTTGCATTCTTTCGCATGTCTCAAGATGAACACAGCCACGATCACCAAGCTCTGTTGAATATATatgcaaaaaaagttaTTCAGATGGAGAACGATAATCAGGACTACATTGATTTACCACAGTTAGCATGGACAATGAGGTTCAAGAATGACGATGGGGCGTTGCTCCATGGGAGATTAACGGCACAAGAAGCGTTGGAAGTAGCGCCTTTCCACGAACCAGAGATTTTTGGCGACgcaatttcttccttttcgaACTATTTCATAACATATCTTGAATGGAGGCTTAATGTACTACGTGAGGCAAGAAATGAGCATGGAACGGAATCTCCAATACTGCATGTGCTTGAAAACGAGATATCAATAGCTGAAAGCATAATAAAAGACAAAATTCCATTATTTTGGACAGATTTAGAACCCGAAGCGCAGGCCATGCCCTTCTCTTATCCTTTACCCGCATTACATATCACGCATGAGCTATCTCCGCTAACCAAGGAAACTCCTATGATCCCTGACTTTGCCTCATTGGCATTGAATGATTTTGATCCATCAAAACAAACAGACTTCTTGGTGGAGGAATTAGAGAAGTATAAGAGCTTCGTGTATTGA